A single Pedobacter sp. PACM 27299 DNA region contains:
- a CDS encoding class I mannose-6-phosphate isomerase, producing the protein MKVEVQESIRKASQKPLPSSINELVEKNQDYSMYPFHSIGDDQVFKGYSSLADWICSQKTVLIDGYAGTLWNNIAAALEKEFKKRNLEVNWVKTADYLKPDTDIDRLVDPFLGTPDSVWGTKTTLILEDFFQLETLSAQQPDQKTAINIGIGTGAALLNWEAPIIYFDLPKNEVKYRMRGGSVSNLGKTGLANEEQMYKRFYFVDWVVLNRHKQNIKDQITAIADGQILPEPNWAMFGAIKNGLHKLSTSVFRALPWFEAGAWGGQWLKQHISELNQEEVNYAWSFELITPENGLVFESNGHLLEISFDFLMFQENEAVLGKHAEQFKFEFPIRFDFLDTFDGGNLSIQCHPSLKYIQEQFGETITQDETYYILDCKEDAGVYIGFQEDIQPEVFKAELEHSFNSGEEVGIEKYVQKLPAHQHDFFLIPNGTVHSAGTNNLVLEISATPYIFTFKMYDWVRPDLNGNPRPINIEHAFNNLNFERKGEKVREELVSKPKLLSSGADWEIIHLPTHPDHFYDVERLEFSTTIDVKTENLCHVLMLVEGDGLAIETADGTTAAFHFAETFVVPAAANSYKLINKGNNKAKVIKAFLKTKD; encoded by the coding sequence ATGAAGGTTGAAGTACAAGAATCTATTAGGAAGGCAAGCCAGAAACCATTGCCTTCAAGTATTAATGAACTAGTTGAAAAAAACCAGGACTACAGCATGTATCCTTTTCATTCCATCGGAGATGATCAGGTATTTAAAGGGTATTCCTCTTTAGCAGATTGGATCTGCAGTCAAAAAACAGTGTTGATTGACGGATATGCCGGAACACTATGGAACAATATCGCTGCCGCATTGGAAAAGGAGTTTAAAAAAAGAAACCTGGAGGTCAACTGGGTAAAAACGGCAGATTACCTGAAACCGGATACCGATATTGACCGATTGGTTGATCCATTCTTAGGAACTCCAGACTCCGTTTGGGGTACAAAAACCACTTTGATATTAGAAGACTTTTTCCAGCTGGAAACTTTGTCTGCACAGCAGCCTGATCAAAAGACCGCAATTAATATAGGGATTGGAACAGGCGCCGCTTTGTTAAACTGGGAAGCTCCGATCATCTATTTTGACCTGCCTAAAAATGAAGTAAAGTACCGCATGCGCGGAGGATCTGTCAGCAATCTTGGAAAAACAGGCCTGGCCAATGAAGAACAAATGTACAAGCGTTTTTACTTTGTGGATTGGGTAGTGCTGAATCGTCATAAGCAAAATATTAAAGATCAGATCACCGCAATTGCAGATGGACAAATCCTGCCAGAACCCAACTGGGCCATGTTCGGAGCCATCAAAAACGGCCTTCATAAATTGTCAACCTCAGTATTCAGGGCATTACCATGGTTTGAAGCAGGAGCCTGGGGCGGACAATGGTTAAAGCAGCACATCTCTGAACTAAACCAGGAGGAAGTGAATTACGCCTGGTCTTTCGAACTCATCACCCCAGAAAATGGGCTGGTATTTGAAAGCAATGGTCATCTGCTGGAAATCTCTTTCGACTTTCTGATGTTCCAGGAAAATGAAGCTGTGTTAGGCAAACATGCCGAGCAGTTTAAATTCGAATTTCCAATCCGCTTTGATTTCCTGGATACTTTTGATGGAGGAAATCTCTCCATTCAATGCCATCCTAGTCTGAAATATATTCAGGAGCAATTTGGTGAAACTATTACACAGGATGAGACCTATTATATTCTCGATTGCAAAGAAGATGCAGGCGTATATATCGGATTTCAGGAAGACATTCAGCCGGAAGTTTTTAAAGCAGAACTGGAGCATAGTTTCAATTCAGGAGAAGAAGTTGGCATAGAAAAATATGTACAAAAATTACCTGCCCACCAGCACGATTTCTTTTTGATCCCTAATGGTACGGTACACAGTGCTGGTACCAATAATCTGGTACTGGAAATCAGTGCTACGCCCTATATTTTCACCTTTAAAATGTACGACTGGGTTCGTCCTGATTTAAATGGAAATCCAAGGCCAATCAATATTGAACATGCTTTCAACAACTTAAACTTTGAAAGAAAAGGGGAGAAAGTTAGAGAAGAGCTGGTGTCAAAACCAAAATTACTAAGCTCAGGTGCAGACTGGGAAATCATCCATCTACCCACTCATCCGGATCATTTCTATGATGTGGAACGACTGGAGTTTTCAACCACAATTGATGTAAAAACCGAAAATCTCTGCCATGTATTGATGCTGGTAGAAGGTGATGGCCTGGCGATAGAAACAGCAGATGGTACTACTGCAGCATTCCATTTCGCAGAAACATTTGTGGTCCCTGCAGCAGCCAATTCCTATAAACTGATCAATAAAGGAAATAATAAGGCAAAAGTGATCAAAGCATTCCTAAAAACTAAAGATTGA
- a CDS encoding GntR family transcriptional regulator yields MFEENTYMKLSIDHKSPVPLHVQAEALLRKLIESPDYQGGKLLPIEVQLAQQLGISRTTLRQALNKLVYEGLLVRKKGVGTKVVEQKSVSSKSKNWLSFSQEMQARGIVTRNFELHVSWVYPDERLASFFDIKTDKRILKLVRLRGKPDGPFVYFESYFHPRIGLTGEEDYTRPLYEMLENEYSVIATISKEEISAILADKFIAGKLEYEVGSPVLLRKRFVFDKMERPIEYNLGFYKADSFIYTVESERE; encoded by the coding sequence ATGTTTGAAGAAAACACCTACATGAAATTGTCGATAGATCACAAAAGTCCGGTTCCTTTACATGTACAAGCTGAGGCTTTGCTCCGAAAACTGATCGAATCACCTGATTATCAGGGAGGAAAATTACTACCTATAGAAGTTCAGCTGGCACAGCAGCTGGGCATCTCCAGAACCACCTTACGTCAGGCCCTGAACAAATTGGTCTATGAAGGATTGCTGGTCCGTAAAAAAGGGGTGGGTACTAAAGTGGTAGAGCAGAAATCTGTCAGCTCAAAATCTAAAAACTGGCTGAGTTTCTCTCAGGAAATGCAGGCCCGTGGTATTGTGACCCGAAATTTTGAACTCCATGTCAGCTGGGTGTATCCGGATGAAAGGCTCGCTTCATTTTTTGACATCAAAACGGACAAAAGGATTTTAAAGCTGGTTCGTTTAAGGGGTAAACCTGATGGGCCTTTCGTTTATTTTGAATCTTATTTTCACCCTAGAATCGGCCTTACCGGAGAAGAAGACTATACCCGTCCATTGTATGAAATGCTGGAGAATGAATATTCCGTCATCGCCACCATCTCTAAAGAAGAGATCAGCGCCATCTTAGCGGATAAATTCATTGCTGGAAAACTGGAGTACGAAGTGGGCAGTCCTGTACTGCTGCGGAAAAGGTTTGTTTTTGATAAAATGGAAAGACCTATTGAGTATAACCTGGGTTTTTACAAGGCCGATAGTTTTATTTATACTGTGGAGAGCGAGCGAGAGTAA